A stretch of Labrys wisconsinensis DNA encodes these proteins:
- a CDS encoding phytoene desaturase family protein: MPSFDAVIIGAGHNGLACAALLGQAGRRVLVLEAAAEVGGAARTVAFAPGFRVSQVAHVLGQLHPELIRRLDLPAHGLALAADAIPTTALAEDGAHVTLEGAYGERLSGAVSDADREAWSRLRRRLLRFSAVLRPFLLETPPRLRHGGLKDMLALGKLGLAIRRLGRAEMREFLRMVLMNVADVLEEEIASETLKGAVAFDAVLGTHLGPRSPNSLMTLYYRLAGESGGRQAALALPRGGMGAVSAALAAAAEASGAEIRLGARVARLIVENGAAAGVVLASGEEIRCPCIVSAANPKTTLLELAGARHFDTGFVRRVKNIRQRGTVARLHLALSGLPVFTGLSPDALAGRLLVAPSVQAIEAAFDPAKYGQASERPALEIVIPTLSDPSLAPPGRHVLSVSAIYAAHDFDREEGAGPAGERSRAKRDGFLARILAVLERHAPGIGGLVTAANLMTPADIERETGMPGGHWHHGELAIDQMFMLRPVPAAARYATPLPGLWLCGAGSHPGGGVMGAAALNAAKAILAGRSDHA, from the coding sequence ATGCCGTCGTTTGATGCCGTCATCATCGGCGCAGGCCATAACGGCCTCGCCTGCGCCGCCCTGCTGGGCCAGGCAGGCAGGAGGGTGCTGGTGCTCGAGGCGGCGGCGGAGGTCGGCGGCGCCGCGCGCACCGTCGCGTTCGCCCCGGGCTTTCGCGTCTCGCAGGTGGCGCACGTCCTCGGCCAGTTGCACCCGGAGCTGATCCGCCGGCTCGACCTTCCGGCGCACGGATTGGCGCTCGCCGCCGACGCCATCCCGACCACGGCGCTGGCCGAGGACGGCGCCCATGTCACGCTCGAAGGCGCCTATGGCGAGCGGCTGAGCGGGGCCGTCTCCGACGCGGACCGGGAGGCCTGGTCCCGTCTGCGCCGGCGCCTGCTGCGCTTTTCCGCCGTGCTGCGGCCGTTCCTGCTGGAAACGCCGCCGCGCCTCAGGCATGGCGGGCTGAAGGACATGCTGGCGCTCGGCAAGCTCGGCCTCGCCATCCGCCGGCTCGGACGGGCCGAGATGCGCGAGTTCCTGCGCATGGTGCTGATGAATGTCGCCGACGTGCTGGAGGAGGAGATCGCCAGCGAGACGCTGAAGGGCGCCGTGGCGTTCGACGCCGTCCTCGGCACCCATCTGGGGCCGCGCTCGCCCAATTCGCTGATGACGCTCTATTACCGCCTTGCCGGCGAATCCGGCGGCCGCCAGGCGGCGCTGGCGCTGCCCCGGGGCGGCATGGGCGCCGTCTCGGCTGCGCTGGCCGCGGCAGCCGAGGCGTCCGGCGCCGAGATCAGGCTGGGTGCCCGGGTGGCGCGGCTGATCGTCGAGAACGGCGCCGCGGCGGGCGTCGTCCTGGCCTCCGGCGAAGAGATCCGCTGCCCTTGCATCGTCTCCGCCGCCAACCCGAAGACGACGCTGCTGGAGCTCGCCGGCGCCCGTCATTTCGACACCGGCTTCGTCCGCCGGGTGAAGAACATCCGGCAGCGCGGCACTGTGGCGAGGCTGCATCTGGCGCTGTCGGGATTGCCGGTCTTCACCGGCCTTTCCCCCGACGCGCTGGCCGGCCGTCTCCTGGTCGCACCCTCCGTGCAGGCCATCGAGGCCGCGTTCGATCCGGCCAAGTACGGACAGGCCTCGGAGCGCCCGGCGCTCGAGATCGTCATCCCGACGCTCAGCGACCCCTCGCTCGCCCCGCCGGGGCGGCATGTCCTGTCGGTCAGCGCCATCTATGCCGCCCACGACTTCGACCGGGAGGAAGGCGCGGGCCCGGCCGGGGAGCGGTCCCGGGCGAAGCGCGACGGCTTCCTCGCCCGCATCCTGGCGGTGCTGGAGCGCCATGCGCCCGGCATCGGCGGGCTGGTAACCGCCGCAAATCTGATGACGCCCGCCGATATCGAGCGCGAGACCGGCATGCCCGGCGGCCATTGGCATCACGGCGAGCTCGCCATCGACCAGATGTTCATGCTGCGCCCGGTTCCCGCCGCCGCCCGCTACGCCACGCCGCTGCCGGGCCTGTGGCTCTGCGGCGCCGGCTCGCATCCCGGCGGCGGCGTCATGGGCGCGGCGGCGTTGAATGCGGCGAAGGCGATCCTGGCGGGGCGGTCGGACCATGCGTAA
- a CDS encoding phytoene desaturase family protein gives MKIYDAIIVGAGHNGLVNAAYLAKAGLSVLVVEKNDWVGGAAVSRSLHPGFLYSNCSYVCSLLRPEIMRDLDLPRHGLQVIPYEGGAVLTRDGDYLGSYRDHDAHRREIGRFSLRDAEAYDRYSADVIRQCRFIRPFLLRTPPDPTSLKPRDLAELLHLGRKFYDLTEAEMADTIRFWTMSIAEFLAEYFETDVVKANLSISGIIGTALGPMSPGSAYVLLHHYMGEVDGAVGAWGYARGGMGAISKAIAASLQASGGEIRTGKGIDSVLIQGGAAVGVVLEGGEEIRGKLVVSNMDVKRTFLRHVDEAALPPDFVRKVKAFKIRGSSGKVNIALDGLPTFPALPRDSSCYRGDLHFTDSVERMERAYDDWKYGRWSADPFLDMMIPTTIDPTMTPPGKHFMSCFVQYCPPKVEGRDWTDADRDAFGRTVIDQIAEYSPDFKSLILHAEVRTPRELEAEVGLTEGNIFQGELTFDQLLFNRPVPGYAQYRSPIPGLYMCGSSTHPGGGVMGAPGRNAAAEILRDLKRDATGMSDAYAVV, from the coding sequence ATGAAGATCTATGACGCCATCATCGTCGGCGCCGGGCATAACGGCCTCGTCAACGCCGCCTATCTCGCCAAGGCCGGGCTCAGCGTGCTGGTGGTGGAGAAGAACGATTGGGTCGGCGGTGCCGCGGTCAGCCGTTCGCTTCATCCCGGCTTCCTCTATTCCAACTGCTCCTATGTCTGCTCGCTGCTGCGGCCGGAGATCATGCGCGACCTCGATCTGCCCCGGCATGGGCTGCAGGTCATCCCCTACGAGGGCGGCGCGGTGCTGACGCGGGACGGCGATTATCTCGGCAGCTATCGCGACCACGACGCCCATCGCCGGGAGATCGGCCGTTTCTCCCTGCGCGACGCAGAGGCCTATGACCGCTATTCCGCCGACGTGATCCGCCAGTGCCGCTTCATCCGGCCGTTCCTCCTGCGCACACCGCCGGATCCGACCTCGCTGAAGCCGCGCGACCTTGCCGAGCTGCTCCATCTCGGCCGGAAATTCTACGACCTGACCGAGGCGGAGATGGCCGACACCATCCGCTTCTGGACGATGTCGATCGCCGAGTTCCTGGCCGAATATTTCGAGACCGACGTGGTCAAGGCCAACCTCTCGATCTCGGGCATCATCGGCACGGCGCTCGGGCCGATGTCGCCGGGCTCGGCCTATGTGCTGCTGCACCATTACATGGGCGAGGTCGACGGCGCGGTCGGCGCCTGGGGCTATGCGCGCGGCGGCATGGGCGCGATCAGCAAGGCGATCGCCGCCTCTCTTCAGGCGAGCGGCGGCGAGATCCGCACCGGCAAGGGCATCGACAGCGTGCTCATCCAGGGCGGCGCCGCCGTCGGCGTGGTGCTGGAAGGCGGCGAGGAGATCCGCGGCAAGCTCGTCGTCTCCAACATGGACGTGAAGCGCACCTTCCTCCGGCATGTGGACGAGGCCGCCCTGCCGCCGGACTTCGTCCGCAAGGTGAAGGCGTTCAAGATCCGCGGTTCCTCCGGCAAGGTCAACATCGCCCTCGACGGGCTGCCGACCTTCCCGGCCTTGCCCCGGGACTCCTCCTGCTATCGCGGCGACCTGCACTTCACCGACAGCGTCGAGCGGATGGAGCGCGCCTATGACGACTGGAAATACGGCCGATGGTCGGCCGATCCCTTCCTCGACATGATGATCCCGACCACCATCGACCCGACCATGACCCCGCCCGGCAAGCACTTCATGAGCTGCTTCGTGCAATATTGCCCGCCCAAGGTGGAGGGACGCGACTGGACCGATGCCGACCGCGACGCCTTCGGCCGGACCGTGATCGACCAGATCGCCGAATACTCCCCCGATTTCAAAAGCCTGATCCTGCATGCCGAGGTGCGCACGCCGCGCGAGCTGGAGGCCGAGGTCGGCCTGACCGAGGGCAATATCTTCCAGGGCGAGCTCACCTTCGACCAGTTGCTGTTCAACCGGCCGGTGCCGGGCTACGCGCAATATCGCAGCCCGATCCCGGGCCTCTACATGTGCGGCTCCTCCACCCATCCCGGCGGCGGCGTCATGGGCGCGCCGGGGCGCAACGCCGCCGCCGAGATCCTGCGCGACCTCAAGCGCGACGCCACCGGCATGAGCGACGCCTATGCCGTCGTTTGA
- a CDS encoding aspartate aminotransferase family protein, translated as MALSTTSRANEKPVKRSLAKSNAHFRKALTRLPLGVASNFRYWGEDKTIYVKRGKGGRIWDLDDNGYVDYRLGYGPAILGYADPRVDEAARQGMEVGGVFALGTEREYEAACRISRMVPAAELVRFSNSGTEAVMAALRLARGYTGRSGYVILEGGYHGLFDAALWTSDVDNWDPGSKTYPALIPYSQGVPEIGRQLIHQAPMNDADYLEDLFKRRSGEIAAMLMEPIQGNCCAITADPDYVRAVRRLCDQYGVVLIIDEVKSGFRVARGGIQSLMGVKADLCTFAKAMANGYQIAALAGREDIMRRFGRGVAHGGTYTAHSVALAAANKTLEILEETPALETIAGYGLRMQKGMSRILEARGIVHSFSGHPSMGGLFFAEKPPRNYRDWKTSDYSFYDAMAQHLHDQGVLCEPDSREPWFVCEAHDEGCLETTLAGFERAVDLTIDELAGDPEHRARA; from the coding sequence ATGGCCCTGAGCACCACGTCGAGAGCCAACGAAAAGCCCGTCAAACGCTCGCTCGCCAAGAGCAATGCCCATTTCCGCAAGGCGCTGACCAGGCTGCCGCTCGGCGTCGCCTCGAACTTCCGCTACTGGGGCGAGGACAAGACCATCTATGTCAAGCGCGGCAAGGGCGGCCGCATCTGGGACCTCGACGACAATGGCTATGTCGACTACCGCCTCGGCTACGGCCCGGCGATCCTGGGCTATGCCGATCCGCGCGTCGACGAGGCCGCCCGCCAGGGCATGGAGGTCGGCGGCGTCTTCGCGCTCGGCACCGAGCGGGAATACGAGGCGGCATGCCGGATCTCGCGCATGGTGCCGGCGGCCGAGCTCGTCCGCTTCTCCAATTCCGGCACCGAGGCCGTCATGGCGGCGCTGCGGCTCGCCCGCGGCTACACCGGCAGGAGCGGCTACGTCATCCTCGAGGGCGGCTATCACGGGTTGTTCGACGCGGCGCTGTGGACCTCGGACGTCGACAACTGGGACCCCGGCTCCAAGACCTACCCGGCGCTGATCCCCTACAGCCAGGGCGTGCCCGAGATCGGGCGCCAGCTCATCCACCAGGCGCCGATGAACGACGCGGACTATCTGGAGGACCTGTTCAAGCGCCGCTCCGGCGAGATCGCCGCCATGCTGATGGAGCCGATCCAGGGCAATTGCTGCGCCATCACCGCCGATCCCGACTATGTCCGGGCCGTGCGCCGGCTCTGCGACCAGTATGGCGTGGTGCTGATCATCGACGAGGTCAAGTCGGGCTTCCGCGTCGCCCGCGGCGGCATCCAGTCGCTGATGGGCGTCAAGGCGGACCTGTGCACCTTCGCCAAGGCCATGGCCAACGGCTACCAGATCGCGGCGCTGGCCGGGCGCGAGGACATCATGCGCCGCTTCGGCCGGGGTGTCGCCCATGGCGGCACCTACACCGCGCATTCCGTCGCGCTGGCCGCCGCCAACAAGACGCTGGAGATCCTGGAGGAGACGCCGGCGCTGGAGACCATCGCCGGCTACGGATTGCGGATGCAGAAAGGCATGAGCCGGATCCTCGAGGCCCGCGGCATCGTCCATTCCTTCTCCGGCCATCCCTCGATGGGCGGCCTGTTCTTCGCGGAGAAGCCGCCGCGGAATTATCGCGACTGGAAGACATCGGACTACAGCTTCTACGACGCGATGGCCCAGCACCTGCATGACCAAGGCGTCCTCTGCGAGCCCGACAGCCGCGAGCCCTGGTTCGTCTGCGAAGCCCATGACGAAGGGTGCCTGGAGACGACGCTGGCCGGGTTCGAGCGGGCGGTGGACCTGACGATCGACGAGCTGGCGGGCGATCCCGAGCACCGGGCGAGGGCGTGA
- a CDS encoding TetR family transcriptional regulator C-terminal domain-containing protein has product MSTAPAPSPTRRQAQKSERRADLIEATIDCLAKHGYEATTVAVVAEAVGMSRGIVNFHFDTKQKLLLATLRHLSDEYRAHWRAALTAAGPSPAARLWALAAADFDKRVCTPRKLAAWCAFWGEAKSRPTYREMCGANDEEYQGTVIELCTALAPPGRDPVRLARGIVCMLEGLWLHLLMAPRDVSREEAREVALSQLRTLLPQHFGPDGPVAAEIGEAAP; this is encoded by the coding sequence ATGAGCACGGCGCCCGCCCCGTCGCCGACACGTCGCCAGGCCCAGAAGTCGGAGCGGCGTGCCGACCTGATCGAGGCGACGATCGACTGCCTGGCCAAGCACGGCTACGAGGCGACCACCGTCGCTGTCGTGGCCGAGGCCGTGGGCATGTCGCGCGGCATCGTCAATTTCCACTTCGACACCAAGCAGAAGCTGCTGCTGGCAACCCTGCGCCACCTCTCCGACGAGTACCGGGCCCATTGGCGCGCCGCCCTCACCGCGGCCGGCCCCTCGCCGGCCGCCCGGCTCTGGGCGCTGGCGGCGGCGGATTTCGACAAGCGCGTCTGCACGCCGCGCAAGCTGGCCGCCTGGTGCGCCTTCTGGGGCGAGGCGAAGTCGCGGCCGACCTACCGGGAGATGTGCGGGGCGAACGACGAGGAGTACCAGGGCACGGTGATCGAGCTGTGCACGGCGCTGGCGCCGCCCGGCCGCGATCCCGTGCGGCTCGCCCGCGGCATCGTCTGCATGCTGGAGGGGCTGTGGCTGCACCTCCTGATGGCGCCGAGGGACGTGTCGCGGGAGGAGGCCCGGGAGGTGGCGCTGTCCCAGCTCCGCACCCTGCTGCCACAGCATTTCGGCCCGGACGGCCCCGTCGCGGCCGAGATCGGCGAGGCGGCGCCATGA
- a CDS encoding acyl-CoA dehydrogenase family protein, producing MSFGLPPSALAWRAKVRRFVDEELIPHEVEAEMSGGELAPALLQRHEALAIGLGLARMDAPRRHGGLELPLIDQVAAAEQIGRVTNALGWCYPEAQSWMFEACDAGQIERFVLPMMRGERHFCYAITEEFAGSDVSEIATTATPDGDDVLISGEKWHVTSENLADVILVQARIGGDGGQALFFVEKGAPGIAVKRSPAYSHTYRHHHPILAFDRVRVPQANLIGPRDAGMTFAYAWFRRERLMIAARCCGAMERLVEETAAFARARRVGGEALIDKQLIAAMLADSLVDLQAARLITYEAAAAHDAGLDLKTLHARCSIAKLFASEAAGRVADRCVQVFGGRGYMRENVAERFWRELRVDRIWEGASEIQRLIIANALAKRGVDGTIGGT from the coding sequence ATGAGCTTCGGCCTGCCCCCGAGCGCGCTCGCCTGGCGGGCGAAGGTCCGGCGCTTCGTCGACGAGGAGCTGATCCCGCACGAGGTCGAGGCGGAGATGAGCGGCGGCGAGCTGGCGCCGGCGCTGCTGCAGCGCCACGAGGCCTTGGCGATCGGGCTCGGCCTCGCCCGCATGGACGCGCCGCGGCGCCATGGCGGCCTGGAGCTGCCGCTGATCGACCAGGTCGCGGCGGCCGAGCAGATCGGCCGCGTCACCAATGCGCTGGGCTGGTGCTACCCCGAGGCCCAGTCCTGGATGTTCGAGGCCTGCGATGCCGGCCAGATCGAACGCTTCGTCCTGCCGATGATGCGCGGCGAACGGCATTTCTGCTACGCCATCACCGAGGAATTCGCGGGATCGGATGTCTCGGAGATCGCGACCACGGCGACGCCCGACGGCGACGACGTCCTGATATCAGGCGAGAAATGGCACGTCACCAGCGAGAACCTGGCCGACGTCATCCTGGTCCAGGCCCGGATCGGGGGCGATGGCGGCCAGGCCCTGTTCTTCGTCGAGAAGGGCGCGCCCGGCATCGCGGTCAAGCGCTCGCCGGCCTATAGCCACACCTACCGGCACCACCACCCGATCCTGGCTTTCGACCGGGTGCGGGTGCCGCAGGCCAACCTCATCGGCCCGCGCGATGCCGGCATGACCTTCGCCTATGCCTGGTTCCGGCGCGAGCGGCTGATGATCGCGGCCCGCTGCTGCGGCGCGATGGAACGGCTGGTCGAGGAGACCGCTGCCTTCGCCCGGGCGCGGCGGGTCGGCGGCGAGGCGCTCATCGACAAGCAGCTCATCGCCGCCATGCTCGCCGACAGCCTCGTCGACCTGCAGGCGGCGCGGCTGATCACCTACGAGGCGGCGGCGGCGCACGATGCCGGGCTCGATCTCAAGACGCTGCATGCGCGCTGCTCGATCGCCAAGCTGTTCGCCTCGGAGGCGGCGGGACGGGTCGCCGACCGCTGCGTTCAGGTGTTCGGCGGGCGCGGCTACATGCGCGAGAACGTCGCCGAACGGTTCTGGCGCGAGTTGCGGGTCGACCGCATCTGGGAAGGCGCCAGCGAGATCCAGCGCCTGATCATCGCCAACGCCCTCGCCAAGCGCGGCGTGGACGGCACGATCGGCGGAACCTGA
- a CDS encoding polyamine ABC transporter substrate-binding protein translates to MIPVSKRLSLCCAAAVAGLLAASAARADEEKVLHVYNWADYIGETTLADFEKETGIKVVYDTYDASETVDAKMMAGKSGYDVVLHSGSFLPRLIKAGAFQKLDKAKLTNWGNLDPHTLGIIATYDPGNQYGVPYMWGTVGITYNLDMVKERIKDAPLDSLDMLFNPDYAGKLRDCGISVLDSPTDIMPMALAYFGKKQDTEDPADYQVVVDAFAKVHDAIKTFDSENYLNALPNKELCMAFTWSGDYATAMTRAKEAGVDLHLQYVVPKTGAPAWFDAWVIPADAPHPQNAQLFLNYMLRPEVIAAATNTTHYANSIPASNKLVDPAILNDPAVYPDAAVQARIWAKVSATQSGQREFTRAWSRIRTGQ, encoded by the coding sequence ATGATCCCGGTTTCCAAGCGCCTGTCGCTGTGTTGCGCCGCCGCCGTCGCCGGCCTCCTCGCCGCATCCGCGGCCCGGGCCGACGAGGAGAAGGTCCTGCACGTCTACAACTGGGCCGACTATATCGGCGAGACCACGCTGGCCGACTTCGAGAAGGAGACCGGCATCAAGGTGGTCTACGACACCTATGACGCTTCCGAGACGGTCGACGCCAAGATGATGGCCGGCAAGTCGGGCTATGACGTGGTGCTGCATTCCGGCAGCTTCCTGCCGCGCCTGATCAAGGCGGGGGCGTTCCAGAAGCTCGACAAGGCGAAGCTGACCAACTGGGGCAATCTCGACCCGCACACGCTCGGCATCATCGCCACCTACGACCCGGGCAACCAGTATGGCGTGCCCTATATGTGGGGCACGGTCGGCATCACCTACAACCTCGACATGGTCAAGGAGCGGATCAAGGACGCGCCGCTCGACTCGCTCGACATGCTGTTCAACCCGGATTACGCGGGCAAACTTAGGGATTGCGGCATCTCGGTGCTGGACAGCCCCACCGACATCATGCCGATGGCGCTGGCCTATTTCGGCAAGAAGCAGGACACCGAGGATCCCGCCGACTACCAGGTGGTGGTCGACGCCTTCGCCAAGGTCCATGACGCCATCAAGACCTTCGACAGCGAGAACTATCTCAACGCCCTGCCCAACAAGGAGCTGTGCATGGCGTTCACCTGGTCGGGCGACTATGCCACCGCGATGACGCGCGCCAAGGAGGCGGGCGTCGATCTTCATCTGCAATATGTCGTGCCGAAGACCGGCGCCCCCGCCTGGTTCGACGCCTGGGTCATCCCAGCGGACGCGCCGCATCCGCAGAATGCCCAGCTGTTCCTGAACTACATGCTGCGGCCCGAGGTCATCGCCGCCGCGACCAACACCACGCACTACGCCAACTCGATTCCCGCCTCGAACAAGCTGGTCGACCCCGCCATCCTCAACGACCCGGCGGTCTATCCCGACGCGGCGGTGCAGGCGCGGATCTGGGCCAAGGTCTCGGCGACGCAGAGCGGACAGCGGGAGTTCACCCGGGCGTGGAGCCGGATCCGGACGGGGCAATAG
- a CDS encoding ABC transporter ATP-binding protein, with product MPALPPQKLPDLQARPWLDPKAPAFVEIERVTKKFGEFVAVQDVSLKIYRQELFCLLGGSGCGKTTLLRMLAGFETPSAGRVLIDGVDVTTVPPYARPVNMMFQSYALFPHMSVEQNVGYGLKHDRLTRAEAKDRVEEMLDLVQLQGFGRRKPHQLSGGQKQRVALARALAKKPKLLLLDEPLGALDKKLREQTQFELMNIQHQVGVTFVVVTHDQEEAMVLASRLAVMDRGAIMQVGTPSDVYEYPNCRFTADFIGSINLFEGTVTAVEGARVVVACEDMPVPLVVEAPASLQVGTPVAVAVRPEKIAIGRDRPAETGFNAAPGQVYDLGYFGDRSLFRVKLPSGRIVLVSGQNSRRARDDERPVDWDDAVWLSWPAHAALVLTE from the coding sequence ATGCCTGCCCTCCCCCCGCAAAAGCTCCCCGACCTCCAGGCCCGGCCCTGGCTCGATCCCAAGGCCCCGGCCTTCGTCGAGATCGAACGGGTCACCAAGAAGTTCGGCGAGTTCGTCGCGGTGCAGGACGTCTCGCTGAAGATCTACCGGCAGGAGCTGTTCTGCCTGCTCGGCGGATCGGGCTGCGGCAAGACCACGCTCCTGCGCATGCTGGCCGGCTTCGAGACGCCGAGCGCCGGCCGCGTGCTGATCGACGGGGTCGACGTCACCACCGTGCCGCCCTATGCGCGGCCGGTGAACATGATGTTCCAGTCCTATGCGCTGTTTCCGCACATGAGCGTGGAGCAGAATGTCGGCTATGGGCTGAAGCACGACAGGCTGACCCGGGCCGAGGCGAAGGACCGGGTCGAGGAGATGCTGGACCTCGTGCAATTGCAGGGGTTCGGCCGGCGCAAGCCGCACCAGCTCTCCGGCGGCCAGAAGCAGCGCGTGGCGCTCGCCCGGGCCCTGGCCAAGAAGCCGAAGCTGCTGCTGCTCGACGAGCCGCTGGGGGCGCTCGACAAGAAGCTGCGCGAGCAGACGCAGTTCGAGCTGATGAACATCCAGCACCAGGTCGGCGTCACCTTCGTGGTGGTGACGCACGACCAGGAGGAGGCGATGGTGCTGGCCTCCCGTCTCGCGGTGATGGACCGCGGCGCCATCATGCAGGTGGGCACGCCCTCCGACGTCTACGAATATCCCAACTGCCGCTTCACCGCCGACTTCATCGGCTCGATCAACCTGTTCGAAGGCACGGTGACGGCGGTTGAGGGCGCGCGCGTCGTCGTCGCCTGCGAGGACATGCCCGTGCCGCTGGTGGTGGAGGCTCCCGCCAGCCTGCAGGTCGGCACGCCCGTCGCCGTGGCCGTGCGGCCGGAGAAGATCGCCATCGGCCGCGACCGGCCGGCGGAGACCGGCTTCAACGCCGCGCCGGGCCAGGTCTATGACCTCGGCTATTTCGGCGACCGCTCCCTGTTCCGGGTGAAGCTGCCCTCGGGCCGCATCGTGCTGGTCAGCGGCCAGAACAGCCGTCGGGCGCGCGACGACGAGCGGCCGGTGGATTGGGACGACGCGGTGTGGCTGTCCTGGCCGGCCCATGCCGCGCTGGTGCTGACGGAATGA
- a CDS encoding ABC transporter permease subunit, with the protein MSKPAFRDRFRISWKAPVAGIPYLWLLLFFLAPFLIVLKISIADGVVSLPPYTPLWSWNDDGSLAIRLQFGNYHYFIKDPLYIIAYLNSLKIAAISTVLCLLVAYPIALAIARSSPTGRSVYMLLIILPFWTSFVLRIYAWMGLLNRNGLINAALMHLGLIDQPITMMNTDFAVYLGIVYSYLPFMVLPIYVALEKMDASLLEAAGDLGSRPWQVFRDVTLPLSMPGVIAGSLLVFIPATGEYVIPALLGSPGSPMIGRVLFDEFYVNRDWPVASAVAVVLVLILVAPILWFQRAQMRQAEAGR; encoded by the coding sequence ATGAGCAAACCTGCCTTCCGAGACCGTTTCCGCATCTCCTGGAAGGCGCCGGTCGCCGGCATTCCCTATCTCTGGCTGCTCCTGTTCTTCCTCGCCCCGTTCCTGATCGTGCTGAAGATCAGCATCGCCGACGGGGTGGTGAGCCTGCCGCCCTATACGCCGCTGTGGAGCTGGAACGATGACGGGTCGCTCGCCATCCGGCTGCAGTTCGGCAACTACCATTACTTCATCAAGGACCCGCTCTACATCATCGCCTATCTCAACTCGCTGAAGATCGCGGCGATCTCGACGGTGCTCTGCCTCCTCGTCGCCTATCCGATCGCGCTCGCCATTGCGCGCTCCTCGCCGACCGGGCGCAGCGTCTACATGCTCCTGATCATCCTGCCGTTCTGGACCTCGTTCGTCCTGCGCATCTATGCCTGGATGGGCCTCCTCAACCGCAACGGGCTGATCAACGCCGCGCTGATGCATCTCGGCCTGATCGACCAGCCGATCACGATGATGAACACCGACTTCGCGGTGTATCTCGGCATCGTCTATTCCTATCTGCCGTTCATGGTGCTGCCGATCTACGTGGCGCTGGAGAAGATGGATGCCAGCCTGCTCGAGGCGGCCGGCGATCTCGGCTCCAGGCCCTGGCAGGTGTTCCGCGACGTGACGCTGCCCCTGTCGATGCCGGGCGTCATCGCGGGATCACTGCTGGTCTTCATCCCGGCGACCGGGGAATATGTCATCCCGGCCCTGCTCGGCAGTCCGGGCAGCCCGATGATCGGGCGGGTGCTGTTCGACGAGTTCTATGTCAATCGGGACTGGCCGGTGGCCTCCGCCGTCGCGGTGGTGCTGGTGCTGATCCTGGTGGCGCCGATCCTGTGGTTCCAGCGGGCGCAGATGCGCCAGGCGGAGGCGGGCCGATGA
- a CDS encoding ABC transporter permease subunit, which yields MKGRSGFLTLCLFGGLIFLYGPILTMIVYSFNVSKLATVWGGFSTKWYGELLDNTQVIDAALLSLRIAAVSATVATAFGTLAGITLARFGRFRGCTLFSGMITAPLVMPDVITGLSLLLLFVAMEQAIGWPDGRGSLTIIIAHITFSMAYVAVIIQSRLAAMDNSLEEAALDLGSRPLQVMVDITLPLLAPGMVAGWLLAFTLSLDDLVIATFTTGPGANTLPMVVFSKVKLGVKPDINALATIVILTVGLVVAAASIIGGRVQRQRLADTQRAAAEPASAGPRTARLVRRRRE from the coding sequence ATGAAGGGGCGCTCCGGCTTCCTGACGCTGTGCCTGTTCGGCGGGCTGATCTTCCTCTACGGCCCGATCCTGACGATGATCGTCTATTCCTTCAACGTCTCGAAGCTGGCGACGGTGTGGGGCGGGTTCTCGACCAAATGGTATGGCGAGCTCCTCGACAACACGCAGGTGATCGATGCGGCGCTGCTCAGCCTGCGCATCGCGGCGGTGTCGGCCACCGTGGCGACGGCGTTCGGCACGCTGGCCGGGATCACCCTGGCGCGGTTCGGCCGGTTCCGCGGCTGCACCCTGTTCTCCGGCATGATCACCGCGCCGCTGGTCATGCCGGATGTGATCACCGGGCTGTCGCTGCTCCTCCTGTTCGTCGCCATGGAGCAGGCGATCGGCTGGCCGGACGGGCGGGGCAGCCTGACCATCATCATCGCCCACATCACCTTCTCCATGGCCTATGTCGCCGTGATCATCCAGTCGCGCCTCGCCGCCATGGACAATTCCCTGGAGGAGGCGGCACTCGACCTCGGGTCCCGGCCGCTGCAGGTGATGGTCGACATCACCCTGCCGCTGCTGGCTCCCGGCATGGTGGCGGGCTGGCTCCTGGCCTTCACCCTGTCGCTCGACGATCTCGTCATCGCCACCTTCACCACCGGGCCCGGCGCCAACACGCTGCCGATGGTGGTGTTCTCCAAGGTCAAGCTCGGGGTGAAGCCCGACATCAACGCCCTGGCGACGATCGTGATCCTGACCGTCGGGCTGGTGGTGGCGGCCGCCTCGATCATCGGCGGGCGGGTGCAGCGCCAGCGCCTCGCCGATACGCAGCGCGCCGCCGCCGAGCCGGCGAGCGCCGGGCCACGCACCGCCCGGCTGGTGCGGCGGAGACGGGAGTGA